A stretch of Lathyrus oleraceus cultivar Zhongwan6 chromosome 6, CAAS_Psat_ZW6_1.0, whole genome shotgun sequence DNA encodes these proteins:
- the LOC127094946 gene encoding uncharacterized protein LOC127094946: MYQNSGKGSEKVNEPSNDGKEDENGDAKDKELPYLPLPPYKPLVPYPERLVKSKNEGQFKKFVELLKQLNIIIPFTEAISQMPSYAKFLKEILSNKKNLGDNETVMLTAECSAIIQNNMPPKLKDPSGFSIPRVIDKFIIDKALCDLGASVSLMPLSTCEKLNLGELRPTKMSLQLVDRSVKFLIGMLESVHVRI, encoded by the coding sequence ATGTATCAAAACTCTGGTAAGGGATCCGAAAAGGTAAACGAACCAAGCAATGATGGAAAAGAAGACGAAAATGGAGATGCAAAAGATAAAGAACTGCCTTATTTGCCTCTGCCACCATACAAACCACTTGTACCTTATCCCGAAAGACTTGTTAAATCCAAAAATGAAGGACAATTCAAGAAATTCGTAGAACTTCTGAAGCAACTTAACATCATTATACCATTCACAGAAGCCATTTCGCAAATGCCTTCATATGCTAAATTCCTTAAAGAGATTCTGTCCAACAAGAAAAATCTTGGGGATAACGAAACCGTTATGCTTACTGCCGAGTGTAGCGCTATTATTCAAAACAACATGCCTCCTAAACTGAAAGACCCTAGTGGTTTTTCCATACCACGTGTAATCGATAAATTTatcatagacaaagctctatgcgatttaggagccaGTGTTAGTCTAATGCCCTTATCCACATGCGAAAAACTCAATCTaggagaattaagaccaaccaagatGTCTCTACAACTAGTTGACCGCTCTGTTAAGTTCCTAATAGGTATGCTAGAGAGCGTTCATGTTCGTATATGA